One Cotesia glomerata isolate CgM1 linkage group LG8, MPM_Cglom_v2.3, whole genome shotgun sequence genomic window carries:
- the LOC123270942 gene encoding pre-mRNA-processing factor 17 encodes MLALQGYNSSDDEGSVDTEVGTIITDKINSENSVAISMKICAAPDVVPTGTELCVRHVDSTVSELPYNPKYDELFAPEVGPTNPFKTQQQRAPKNILSGYVEKAVISDFQFENQRRTFASYGYALDPTIDGSAEEGRTLIGSPSVAEENNSKTVFERTELRPADKRKRHRNDDPQDIEGFLGPWGGYVDEKKVMKPTEEEAAELEEILAKKNKRGKQVEEKPLEEKTVLHIKDPLDYQGRSFLHAPQDVGVNLRSDSPPDKCFLPKSQIHTWEGHTKGISQIKWFPKTAHLLLSCSMDCRVKLWEVYKDRRCVRTYYGHRQAVRDISFDNNGSRFLSAGYDRYVKLWDTETGACISRFTSRKIPYCVKFNPDHDKQHLFVAGTSDKKIICWDTRSGEITQEYDRHLGAVNTITFVDENRRFVTTSDDKSLRVWEWDIPVDMKYIADPTMHSMPAVTPSPNQKWLACQSMDNKIVIFSALNRFKMNRKKTFTGHMVAGYACGLDFSPDMSYLVSGDADGKCYCWDWKSTKLFKKWKAHDGVCISTLWHPHEPSRVATAGWDGKIKYWD; translated from the exons aTGCTCGCGTTGCAAGGATACAACAGCAGCGACGATGAAGGTTCAGTTGATACCGAAGTGGGGACTATTATTACTGATAAAATAAACAGTGAAAACAGTGTAGCAATATCTATGAAAATTTGTGCTGCACCTGACGTAGTACCTACa ggtaCTGAATTGTGTGTTAGGCACGTTGATTCTACAGTGAGTGAGTTGCCGTATAACCCAAAATACGACGAACTATTTGCTCCAGAGGTAGGCCCGACAAATCCGTTTAAAACTCAGCAGCAGCGAGCTCCCAAAAATATACTGTCGGGTTATGTGGAAAAAGCCGTCATTAGTGATTTTCAGTTTGAGAATCAGAGAAGAACTTTTGCTAGttatg GTTACGCATTGGACCCTACGATAGATGGGAGTGCCGAAGAAGGTCGAACGCTGATAGGTTCACCTTCAGTCGCAGAAGAAAACAACTCCAAAACAGTCTTCGAGCGAACAGAACTTCGTCCAGCCGACAAGCGAAAACGCCACAGAAATGACGACCCGCAAGACATCGAAGGGTTCTTGGGCCCTTGGGGTGGCTACGTCGACGAGAAAAAAGTAATGAAACCCACCGAAGAAGAGGCTGCCGAGCTAGAGGAAATCCTCGCCAAGAAAAACAAACGCGGCAAGCAAGTAGAGGAAAAACCTCTCGAAGAAAAGACTGTTCTGCACATAAAAGACCCTCTGGACTACCAAGGTCGTTCCTTCCTCCACGCTCCCCAGGACGTTGGCGTGAACCTCCGGTCAGACTCGCCTCCGGACAAATGTTTCTTGCCCAAGTCCCAAATCCACACCTGGGAAGGCCACACCAAGGGAATTTCCCAGATCAAGTGGTTCCCAAAAACTGCTCACCTTCTGCTTTCCTGCAGCATGGACTGTCGCGTGAAACTCTGGGAAGTCTACAAGGACCGAAGGTGTGTCAGAACTTACTATGGACACCGACAAGCTGTTCGGGACATCAGCTTCGACAACAACGGCTCCAGATTCTTGTCTGCGGGCTATGACCGATACGTTAAGCTCTGGGATACTGAAACTGGAGCTTGTATCAGCAGATTCACCAGCAGGAAAATTCCCTACTGCGTCAAGTTTAACCCAGACCATGACAAGCAGCATCTGTTTGTAGCAGGAACCAGCGACAAAAAGATCATCTGCTGGGACACCAGATCTGGAGAAATCACTCAAGAATATGACAGACATCTGGGAGCTGTCAATACGATTACTTTTGTTGATGAAAATCGCCGGTTTGTAACTACTTCTGATGACAAGAGTCTCAGGGTCTGGGAATGGGACATTCCGGTTGATATGAAGTATATTGCGGATCCAACGATGCACTCCATGCCTGCAGTCACTCCGTCGCCTAATCAAAAATGGCTGGCTTGTCAGAGCATGgataataaaattgtcatCTTCTCTGCTTTGAATCGCTTCAAGATGAATAGGAAGAAAACTTTCACCGGGCATATGGTTGCTGGTTATGCTTGCGGGTTGGACTTTTCGCCTGATATGAGCTACTTAGTATCTGGTGATGCTGATGGTAAATGTTACTGTTGGGACTGGAAGTCTACTAAACTGTTTAAAAAGTGGAAAGCTCATGACGGTGTTTGTATTTCTACGCTCTGGCATCCTCATGAACCATCCAGGGTCGCTACTGCTGGTTGGGATGGAAAGATTAAATATTGGGACTAA
- the LOC123270876 gene encoding uncharacterized protein LOC123270876: MVVDSADADEPAVNMMLVTQKSAVLLSGLSATTSSQTSNVVSDFENQLSQQCQPNKIDVMTPELCAALDRAKVTNRNTTFILAAAFKSVGIDLSTLNLSYGTIYRARIKHRSNIAQDLKEEFRSDDRYVVHWDGKILPDIADLQSVDRLAVLLSVSGVDQLLGVPKADIGTAYQQALAVISTLNQWNIAPYVKAMCFDTAAVNTGVYKGTCVQIEKALGRKLVWLPCRHHVLEIVLRGVFEVFWTTTSGPNVPIFLRFKKGWDDIDQTKYKSGIEDETVASALNEDKMKIINFINDCLQMSQPRDDYRELLVLSLVFLGSCPTDTYTFKRPGAMHHARWMSQAIYSLKMFIFRDQFHLSPREIKSLRQVCIFVILFYIEAWYTATSAILAPHKDLELMKNLILNKKIDSVVS; encoded by the exons ATGGTTGTAGATTCAGCTG ATGCAGATGAACCTGCTGTTAATATGATGCTTGTTACCCAAAAATCCGCAGTATTACTATCTGGTTTATCAGCAACAACATCTAGTCAGACATCAAATGTTGTATCTGACTTTGAAAATCAGCTAAGTCAACAGTGTCAACCAAACAAAATTGATGTGATGACACCCGAATTATGTGCAGCACTAGATCGAGCAAAAGTAACAAATAGGAATACTACTTTTATTTTAGCTGCTGCTTTTAAGAGTGTAGGAATCGATCTTTCTACTCTTAATTTAAGCTACGGTACAATTTATCGAGCGCGCATCAAACATAGATCAAACATTGCGCAAGATTTGAAAGAAGAATTCCGTTCTGATGATCGTTATGTTGTCCACTGGGACGGTAAAATTTTGCCCGATATAGCTGATTTACAGTCTGTTGACCGTTTAGCAGTTCTACTTTCTGTCTCTGGAGTTGATCAGCTTCTTGGAGTCCCTAAAGCTGATATTGGAACTGCTTATCAACAAGCTTTAGCTGTTATTTCGACGTTGAATCAATGGAACATTGCTCCTTACGTAAAAGCAATGTGTTTCGATACTGCAGCTGTCAACACAg GCGTTTATAAAGGTACATGTGTTCAAATTGAAAAAGCATTGGGAAGAAAATTGGTGTGGCTTCCTTGTCGTCATCATGTATTGGAAATTGTTTTACGAggagtttttgaagttttttggACCACTACATCTGGTCCTAACGTTCCGATTTTCCTTCGTTTTAAAAAAGGATGGGATGACATTGATCAAACCAAATATAAAAGTGGAATAGAGGATGAAACTGTAGCAAGCGCTTTAAATGAAGAtaagatgaaaattattaatttcattaatgatTGCTTACAG ATGTCTCAGCCTCGAGATGATTACCGGGAGCTTTTGGTATTATCTTTAGTTTTTCTTGGTAGTTGTCCAACCGATACGTACACTTTTAAGCGTCCTGGTGCTATGCATCATGCGCGATGGATGTCACAAGCCATCTATAGtttgaaaatgtttatttttcggGATCAATTTCATCTTTCCCCTCgtgaaataaaaagtttacgTCAAGTGTGTATCttcgtaattttattttacattgaagCTTGGTACACGGCAACATCTGCTATTCTGGCACCTCACAAAGATCTAgagttgatgaaaaatttgattttaaataaaaaaattgactcgGTGGTGTCATAA